A DNA window from Nitrospira sp. contains the following coding sequences:
- a CDS encoding conserved membrane protein of unknown function (Evidence 4 : Unknown function but conserved in other organisms; MaGe:77308425) translates to MQSRRSYRILVAIGSLAAALAVAAGAFGAHLLKSVLEPPQLAVFETAARYQMYHALGMIAVGLAGQLLNRPQMARAGWCFAAGIVLFCGSLYGVSLLGIRWLGAVTPIGGVAFITGWSLFGWYVWRENVPTQE, encoded by the coding sequence ATGCAGTCACGCAGATCCTACCGAATACTTGTTGCGATTGGGAGCCTTGCCGCCGCATTGGCCGTTGCCGCGGGCGCGTTTGGCGCGCATCTCTTGAAGTCGGTATTGGAGCCGCCGCAGCTGGCGGTGTTTGAAACGGCCGCCCGCTATCAGATGTATCATGCCTTGGGAATGATCGCGGTTGGATTGGCCGGGCAGCTGTTGAATCGTCCTCAGATGGCGCGCGCCGGCTGGTGTTTCGCGGCCGGGATCGTGCTCTTTTGCGGAAGCCTCTACGGTGTGTCGTTGCTGGGTATTCGCTGGTTAGGCGCCGTGACGCCGATTGGGGGCGTGGCATTTATCACGGGGTGGAGTCTCTTCGGCTGGTATGTGTGGCGCGAGAATGTGCCCACGCAAGAGTGA
- a CDS encoding hypothetical protein (Evidence 5 : Unknown function; MaGe:77308426), with protein sequence MTAVAGERRVGIRLKTSGAFNGHVVFPAVCYNAVEQALRQG encoded by the coding sequence GTGACCGCAGTCGCAGGAGAGCGAAGAGTCGGGATTCGTCTGAAGACATCGGGGGCATTCAATGGGCATGTGGTGTTTCCTGCAGTCTGCTACAATGCAGTCGAACAAGCGTTACGACAGGGCTAG